One Capricornis sumatraensis isolate serow.1 chromosome 8, serow.2, whole genome shotgun sequence genomic region harbors:
- the FAAP100 gene encoding Fanconi anemia core complex-associated protein 100 has product MADPGPRVEYLAGFCCPLGGLAAGKPRVLCHGAEIFLSTGRELVYVYDREGRLLIAVYKFPGQVWHLELLALHKVLYVLCAQSGIYCLSLDQMTRSVSRDKEDGGDDQDSDDGQVGEPPIPVIHVDPESCVLPDASLHAFTVLDDALITLALGLTQWKMQLFERPSPGEDPRPRGQIGEVDLSTCTPPAESQGASAAPCFLPVLCCASPPGSRTPLGHSWSSEGVMLEGALFGLLFGADAALLESPVVLCGLPDGQLCCVIIKTLVTSTSALGDPKAVVKILHHLEEPVVFIGALRTEPLAEDVEDIHCDCLVALGHHGRTLAIKASWDEAGHLVPELREYSVPGPVLCAACDRSSHVYHSTSAGLCVVDLAQEGSPLDPTESDGAPGSLPPLLYPDNLGICSLVTLCVSSSMPEGGAELLALSAKGRLMICRLDPHDEAPQPSRVTSAKAGQKIKQLLSGIGTVSERVSSLKKAVDQRDKALTCLNEVMNVSCALLSSREGPRPISCTISTTWSRLQLQDVLVATCLLENSSGFSLDRGWALCIQVLRSSQALDLESAGSAVTYTIPVDQLGPGGQREVTLPLGPGEDGALDLPVTVSCALFYSLREVVGRALTPRDPFKDSASAECTPIVLPEQDGVCLPLSEHTVDMLQGLRFPSLGVPYTQALGPARDPIHTFLGTCRVPGSQPAGPESLRAKYLPPSVATIKVSAELLRAALGDSHAGVSLGCATLQWLLAENAAADIVKAQALSSVQGVAPDGTDVHLIIREVAVTDLCPAGPVQAVEIQVESSSLANLCRAHHAIVGRLQRLVVEQAARGSSPPDLRLQYLHQMQANHETLLREVQTLRDRLCTEDEASSCATAQRLLQVYRRLRSPSLLLL; this is encoded by the exons ATGGCCGACCCCGGGCCGCGGGTCGAATACCTGGCGGGCTTCTGCTGCCCGCTCGGGGGCCTGGCGGCGGGCAAGCCTCGCGTGCTGTGCCACGGGGCGGAGATCTTCCTGTCCACTGGGAGAGAGCTGGTCTATGTCTACGACCGGGAAGGGCGGCTGCTGATC GCTGTGTACAAGTTTCCCGGTCAGGTGTGGCACCTGGAGCTCCTGGCCCTTCACAAGGTGCTCTATGTCCTGTGCGCCCAGAGCGGCATCTATTGCTTGTCTTTGGACCAGATGACCAG GTCTGTGAGCCGAGACAAGGAAGATGGCGGGGACGACCAGGACAGTGACGATGGGCAGGTCGGTGAGCCCCCTATCCCTGTGATCCACGTGGACCCAGAGTCCTGTGTGCTCCCGGATGCCTCACTGCATGCCTTCACCGTCCTTGATGATGCACTCATCACCTTGGCACTGGGCCTCACCCAGTGGAAGATGCAGCTGTTTGAGCGTCCCTCTCCAGGGGAGGACCCCAGGCCCAGAGGCCAGATTGGTGAGGTGGACTTGTCCACCTGCACCCCCCCAGCTGAGAGCCAGGGGGCATCCGCAGCCCCCTGCTTCCTcccagtgctgtgctgtgcatCACCACCTGGCTCCAGGACCCCACTTGGCCACTCATGGAGCTCTGAGGGGGTCATGCTGGAGGGGGCCCTCTTTGGGCTACTCTTTGGAGCTGATGCCGCCCTCCTGGAGTCACCTGTGGTCCTCTGTGGGCTCCCCGATGGCCAGCTCTGCTGTGTGATCATCAAGACCCTGGTCACCTCCACGTCAGCCCTGGGTGATCCGAAGGCGGTTGTCAAGATCCTCCATCACCTGGAGGAGCCTGTCGTCTTCATTGGCGCCTTGAGGACAGAGCCGCTGGCCGAGGACGTGGAAGACATACACTGCGACTGCTTGGTGGCCCTCGGTCACCACGGCCGGACGCTGGCCATCAAGGCCAGCTGGGATGAGGCAGGGCACCTGGTGCCTGAGCTGCGGGAGTACAGCGTCCCGGGGCCCGTGCTCTGCGCAGCCTGTGACAGGAGCAGCCATGTGTACCACAGCACCTCCGCAGGCCTCTGTGTAGTCGACCTGGCTCAGGAGGGTTCCCCCTTGGACCCCACGGAGAGTGACGGGGCCCCAGGAAGCCTGCCCCCTCTACTGTATCCAGACAACTTGGGTATCTGCAGCCTCGTCACTCTCTGTGTGTCATCGAGCATGCCTGAAG GGGGTGCCGAGCTCCTGGCCCTGTCTGCCAAAGGCCGGCTGATGATCTGCCGCCTGGACCCACATGATGAGGCACCTCAGCCCTCCAGAGTGACCTCAGCAAAGGCTGGCCAGAAAATTAAGCAGTTGTTGTCTGGAATTGGCACCGTGTCTGAGAG AGTGTCTTCTCTGAAGAAGGCAGTTGACCAGCGGGACAAGGCCCTGACCTGCCTCAACGAAGTCATGAACGTGAGCTGCGCCCTGCTGTCAAGCCGGGAGGGTCCGCGGCCCATCTCCTgcaccatcagcaccacctggaGCCGCCTGCAGCTGCAGGACGTGCTGGTGGCCACCTGCCTGCTGGAGAACAGCAGCGGCTTCAGCTTGGACCGGGGCTGGGCCCTGTGCATCCAGGTGCTCCGCAGCTCCCAGGCCTTAGACCTGGAGTCGGCTGGCTCAGCTGTCACTTACACCATCCCTGTGGACCAGCTCGGCCCCGGTGGTCAGCGCGAGGTGACGCTGCCCCTGGGCCCTGGTGAGGACGGTGCCCTCGACCTGCCCGTGACCGTGTCCTGCGCGCTCTTCTACAGCCTCCGGGAGGTCGTGGGCAGGGCCCTCACCCCCCGGGACCCTTTCAAGGACTCCGCTTCGGCCGAGTGCACCCCCATCGTCCTGCCTGAACAGGATGGTGTGTGCCTGCCCCTGAGCGAGCACACGGTGGACATGCTGCAGGGCCTGCGCTTCCCCAGCCTGGGCGTGCCCTACACGCAGGCTCTGGGCCCTGCCAGGGACCCCATCCACACCTTCCTGGGAACTTGCCGTGTGCCGGGCAGCCAGCCGGCGGGACCCGAGTCCCTGCGGGCCAAGTACCTGCCCCCGTCAGTGGCTACCATCAAGGTGTCGGCAGAGCTGCTCAGGGCCGCCTTAGGGGACAGTCACGCAG GCGTGTCCCTGGGCTGCGCCACCCTGCAGTGGCTCCTCGCCGAGAATGCTGCCGCTGACATCGTAAAGGCCCAGGCGCTGTCCTCTGTCCAGGGAGTGGCCCCCGATGGCACCGATGTCCACCTCATCATCCGAGAG gtggccGTCACCGACCTGTGCCCAGCGGGCCCTGTCCAGGCCGTGGAGATCCAGGTGGAGAGCTCCTCTCTAGCCAACCTGTGCAGGGCACATCACGCCATTGTCGGGCGTTTGCAG AGGCTGGTGGTGGAACAGGCCGCCCGGGGCTCCAGCCCGCCTGATCTCCGCCTGCAGTATCTCCACCAGATGCAGGCCAACCACGAG ACACTGCTGCGGGAGGTGCAGACGCTGCGGGACCGGCTGTGCACGGAGGATGAAGCCAGCTCCTGCGCCACCGCCCAGAGGCTGCTGCAGGTGTACAGGCGCCTCCGcagccccagcctcctcctgcTGTGA